The genomic region GGCGGAAGAACTGCCGCATGAGGCCCTTCTTCTCGAGCTCCTTCATGTCCGGAAGACCGCCGGCGGCCGCGGCCGCGGCCTTGGCCATCGCCGGGGAGACGACGTTCGAGGCGGGCGCGGTCTCTTCGGCCTTGCCGGTGAGCTTGTCCTTCAGCTTCTGAATCGGATTCCAGACCATGGGTATTCTCCTGAGTGACTTGATTATCCAATAGTATCCGCGGCGGGGGCAAATGCTACCTGCGCTTGCGCAGCGCCTCGAGGTGGCGCAGGTACAGGGGATAGATCGCGGCGGAGTCCGACTGGAGCGTGTGCACGAAGAAACTCTCACGGACGGCGTTCCGCAGGCCTGCTTCGGAGCGCGCGGCTTCCCGCAACGGACCGGGGGCGAGGGCTTCGGCGCGCGAGAGGAGGGCCAGGACGCGCTCGGAGAGCGCCCCCGGCGTTCCCAAGTGCGCCTGGACCTGGAGGGCGGAAAGGGCGTAGAGCAGGACCGTCCCGGATTCCTCGCGCGCGCTCGTCTTCGACGCGGCGTCGGCGAGGGCCCGCGCGCGCGCGGCGGCCAAGGCCGCGGGACCGGCGGAGAGGGCGGTGCCGGCTCCGACGGGGCAGGCGGCGAGGGCGGAGAGCACGACGTGGGCGGCCAGCGGATTGCAGCGCGGAAACCAGTGGACGCCGTCGGCGAAGGCCGCCGCGCACGGCGAGGCGGCGAAGGCCGCGTGGAGGTCGGCGAGGCAGGCGCCCTCCTCTCGTGCGACGCGCGCGATGAGCGCGTTCGTCGAGGCGGAGGCCCGCTCCGGCTCCGCGGCCGACTCGAGCTCCTCGGGGGAGGGGGGCAGGCGCGCGTCGAGCGGGAGAGTGCAGAGGACGACGGGAACGCGCCGCGCGCGGGCGGCGCGGATCATCGCGCGCAGGGAGTCCTCATGGCGTCGCAGACGGCGCGCGCGGCGCAGGGCGGTCTCGTCGTCGACGAGCGCGCGCAGGCGCAGGAGGCCCTCTCGCAGGCGCGCCGCGAGGCGTTCGGCGCGCCCGCAGAGGATCGCGCGGCCCTCGTTGTGCCCGCTCAAGACGACGAGCGCGTCGGGGGAGTGCTCCAGCGCTTCCCGCGCCACGCTCACGATGCGGGAGGAGTCATAGGCGCCCATCCCGGCGTTGACGTGCTCGAGGCGCTCGCCGGGGTGCAGGAGCGCGCGGCCCTCCCGCTCGAACGCGTCGCCGCCGGGTCCGCCGTAGAGGATCGAGGCGGCCGACTCTCCGACGACGAAGAGTCGGAAGACGCCCGCGGGCTTGGGGTCCCGGAAGGGAACGGTGATGGCGTTGGGGCGGACCGGCCGGCAGGACGCTGCGCCGTCCGGCTGGGGCGCGGCGGAGAAGAAGGGAAGGCGGACGTCCTCGCAGAGGTAGCGCTCGAGGTCCTGGGCGGCTGGGCGCGTCGTCGAGGCGGCGAGCAGGAGCAGGGGCAAGACCGTCCGTGCGATCGTCCGGATGCGCTCCAAGGATTCGCCCTCCCATGAAAATCGCCCCGCCTTTTCGGCGGGGCGGCATTCAAACTGGCGGAAGGGAGGGGATTCGAACCCCTGAGGGACTTTCATCCCTAACAGTTTTCGAGACTGTCCGTTTCAACCGCTCACGCACCCTTCCAATAGGGATTCTACTAAATCAGCACCCAATGAAAGTTCCTTACTGTCGCCCCCCTTCGGGGGGCAGGAGGGGGGAGAACCAGTGCCTTGCCCACGGGAGGGGGCAGGGGAGGGGGGAACTTTTCCAACACATGAAGCGTAATCCTGGGCATGGAGTTCCTCTCTCTTTCCCAAGCTCGCTACATGCGAAGAGCCCCATCCCTCGCTGAAGCCGTCCTCTGGAGACGCCTTCGCTCAAGGCAGTTCTTCGGCCGGAAATTCCGGCGACAGCACTGCATCGGACCATGGATCGTCGACTTCTGCTGTGTCAGCGAACGACTCATCATCGAGGTGGACGGAGAACAGCATGCTCATCGCGTGTCGAAAGACATCGTGAGAAGCG from Elusimicrobiota bacterium harbors:
- a CDS encoding DUF559 domain-containing protein yields the protein MRRAPSLAEAVLWRRLRSRQFFGRKFRRQHCIGPWIVDFCCVSERLIIEVDGEQHAHRVSKDIVRSAFLNGRGYRVVRFRNGDVLGGLDGVLRTIKSLLRGPSPRPSPVGGGGQ
- a CDS encoding GDSL-type esterase/lipase family protein; protein product: MERIRTIARTVLPLLLLAASTTRPAAQDLERYLCEDVRLPFFSAAPQPDGAASCRPVRPNAITVPFRDPKPAGVFRLFVVGESAASILYGGPGGDAFEREGRALLHPGERLEHVNAGMGAYDSSRIVSVAREALEHSPDALVVLSGHNEGRAILCGRAERLAARLREGLLRLRALVDDETALRRARRLRRHEDSLRAMIRAARARRVPVVLCTLPLDARLPPSPEELESAAEPERASASTNALIARVAREEGACLADLHAAFAASPCAAAFADGVHWFPRCNPLAAHVVLSALAACPVGAGTALSAGPAALAAARARALADAASKTSAREESGTVLLYALSALQVQAHLGTPGALSERVLALLSRAEALAPGPLREAARSEAGLRNAVRESFFVHTLQSDSAAIYPLYLRHLEALRKRR